A stretch of Arthrobacter sp. NEB 688 DNA encodes these proteins:
- a CDS encoding copper transporter: MIDFRYHIVSIVSIFLALAVGIVLGAGPLQGEIGTTLQNEVAGLRKDKADLNTQLSTARAGTEARDSFLDAVSGRVYGGTLRDRGVALVVMPGSDAAVSESVVAALGTAGARVTSTTTVGEDWVSTDAKTVAARDEVVARVASDAAVDTSTGSAQPRDLLLATLLARTAPAGDNGPDDATARTGLEALADAGLVSIDAETFTRADLVVVVAGTVADGDAAARTATAEQWVALTAALDDRSRGVVVADDLAAETDGTSVLATLRDTSSATREVSSVDDAGSPLGLASVVFALVQQDGGSAGQYGLGAGTDAAYAPVPSAAASS, translated from the coding sequence GTGATCGACTTCCGGTATCACATCGTCTCGATCGTCTCGATCTTCCTCGCCCTGGCGGTGGGGATCGTGCTCGGTGCGGGTCCGCTCCAGGGCGAGATCGGCACGACCCTGCAGAACGAGGTCGCGGGTCTGCGCAAGGACAAGGCGGACCTCAACACGCAGCTGTCGACCGCCCGGGCCGGCACCGAGGCGCGCGACTCCTTCCTCGACGCCGTCTCCGGACGGGTCTACGGGGGCACGCTGCGCGACCGCGGGGTCGCGCTCGTCGTCATGCCCGGCTCCGACGCCGCGGTGAGCGAGTCGGTCGTCGCCGCCCTCGGCACCGCGGGCGCGCGCGTCACCTCGACGACCACGGTGGGCGAGGACTGGGTGAGCACCGACGCCAAGACCGTCGCGGCGCGCGACGAGGTCGTCGCCCGCGTGGCGTCGGACGCCGCCGTCGACACCTCGACCGGCTCCGCGCAGCCGCGCGACCTCCTGCTGGCGACCCTCCTCGCGCGGACCGCCCCGGCCGGGGACAACGGCCCCGACGACGCGACGGCGCGCACCGGCCTCGAGGCGCTCGCCGACGCGGGCCTGGTCTCGATCGACGCCGAGACCTTCACCCGGGCCGACCTCGTCGTCGTCGTCGCGGGCACGGTGGCCGACGGCGACGCGGCGGCCCGCACGGCGACCGCCGAGCAGTGGGTGGCCCTCACGGCGGCCCTCGACGACCGCTCGCGCGGCGTCGTCGTCGCCGACGACCTCGCCGCCGAGACCGACGGCACCTCGGTGCTCGCGACGCTGCGCGACACCTCGAGCGCGACCCGCGAGGTCTCCTCGGTCGACGACGCGGGCTCGCCGCTCGGCCTGGCGAGCGTGGTCTTCGCCCTCGTGCAGCAGGACGGCGGCAGCGCCGGCCAGTACGGCCTGGGCGCCGGCACCGACGCCGCGTACGCGCCGGTCCCCTCCGCGGCCGCCTCGTCGTGA
- the steA gene encoding putative cytokinetic ring protein SteA, whose protein sequence is MSIRLPSRRDRDPAEGSGPARVDRRTKNLTKRLKPGDVAVIDHEDIDRVSAEALVACRPFAVVNAASSISGRYPNLGPEILVEAGIPLLDAAGPDVMALKDGTPLRLEEGRLLAGGEPVGEGVLLTGEAVQEAMTAARAGLSAEIEAFAENTMDYLRKERELLFDGVGVPDVRTDLDGRHALIVVRGYHYKEDLEMLRSYIREYKPILIGVDGGADALIEARHTPDMIVGDMDSVSDSALTSGAEIVVHAYRDGNAPGVERVRELGVDPVVFPATGTSEDVAMLLADDKGATLIVAVGTHVTLVEFLDKGRSGMASTFLTRLRVGGKLVDAKGVSRLYRARISSFSIVLMLCVAVFALGAALWSTTGGRALLQILAAKADDLWTALGGVFG, encoded by the coding sequence ATGTCCATCCGCCTGCCGAGCCGCCGTGACCGGGACCCCGCCGAGGGCTCCGGCCCCGCGCGCGTCGACCGGCGCACGAAGAACCTCACGAAGCGGCTCAAGCCGGGCGACGTCGCCGTCATCGACCACGAGGACATCGACCGGGTCAGTGCCGAGGCGCTCGTCGCCTGCCGCCCGTTCGCGGTGGTCAACGCCGCGTCCTCGATCTCCGGGCGCTACCCGAACCTCGGCCCGGAGATCCTCGTCGAGGCCGGCATCCCGCTGCTCGACGCCGCCGGCCCGGACGTCATGGCGCTCAAGGACGGCACGCCGCTGCGCCTCGAGGAGGGTCGCCTGCTCGCGGGCGGCGAGCCCGTGGGGGAGGGCGTGCTCCTGACCGGGGAGGCCGTGCAGGAGGCGATGACCGCCGCGCGGGCCGGCCTGTCGGCCGAGATCGAGGCCTTCGCCGAGAACACGATGGACTACCTGCGCAAGGAGCGCGAGCTCCTCTTCGACGGGGTCGGTGTGCCGGACGTGCGCACCGACCTCGACGGCCGTCACGCCCTCATCGTCGTGCGCGGCTACCACTACAAGGAGGACCTCGAGATGCTGAGGTCCTACATCCGCGAGTACAAGCCGATCCTCATCGGGGTCGACGGCGGCGCCGACGCCCTCATCGAGGCCCGGCACACGCCCGACATGATCGTCGGCGACATGGACTCGGTCTCCGACAGCGCGCTGACCAGCGGCGCCGAGATCGTCGTCCACGCCTACCGCGACGGCAACGCGCCCGGGGTCGAGCGGGTGCGCGAGCTCGGGGTCGACCCGGTCGTCTTCCCGGCGACCGGCACGAGCGAGGACGTCGCGATGCTGCTGGCCGACGACAAGGGCGCGACCCTCATCGTCGCGGTCGGCACCCACGTGACGCTCGTGGAGTTCCTCGACAAGGGGCGCTCGGGGATGGCCAGCACCTTCCTCACGCGCCTGCGCGTCGGCGGCAAGCTCGTCGACGCCAAGGGGGTGAGCCGCCTGTACCGGGCGCGCATCTCCTCGTTCAGCATCGTGCTCATGTTGTGCGTCGCCGTCTTCGCGCTCGGCGCGGCGCTGTGGTCCACCACCGGTGGCCGCGCGCTGCTCCAGATCCTCGCCGCGAAGGCCGACGACCTGTGGACCGCCCTCGGAGGAGTGTTCGGGTGA
- the recN gene encoding DNA repair protein RecN encodes MIEEIRIRDLGVIDDAVLPLHPGLTVLTGETGAGKTMVVTGLGLLLGGRGDSGLVRAGTERTVVEGVVDLPAQHPAMVRAAEAGADVADGLVLVRTVQADGRSRAHVGGRSAPVGVLGDLAEHLVAVHGQADQWRLRRADEHREVLDAFGGPEVADALAAYRDAHTELVAVEAELAALRTAAEERAREAESLRVGLERIEALDPRPGEDDELRAESERLGHAEELRDAAGAAHEILSGESDAALDTPAVLEALGTASARIAQASSADPVLAALGARVDEVRYLAADVAADLGAYLADADVDPARLEQVQQRRAALTELTRLYGPGVDDVIAWGGRAAVRVAELEGTGDRIEELAARVEELTARREGAAEDLSARRRTAADALGSRITAELAHLAMGSATVTVAVEDSGRFGADGRDTVEVRLAAGPGTTPRSVTKAASGGELSRVMLALEVATADAGPSVPTFVFDEVDAGVGGRAALDVGARLAALARHAQVVVVTHLAQVAAHADRHLVVEKSVDGHVTRSMVHAVEGEDRVAELARMLGGSGTDAALEHARDLMARARA; translated from the coding sequence GTGATCGAGGAGATCCGCATCCGCGACCTCGGTGTCATCGACGACGCCGTGCTGCCGCTGCACCCCGGGCTCACCGTCCTGACGGGCGAGACCGGCGCCGGCAAGACGATGGTCGTCACGGGCCTCGGCCTCCTCCTCGGCGGTCGCGGCGACTCCGGCCTCGTGCGGGCCGGCACCGAGCGCACCGTCGTCGAGGGCGTCGTCGACCTGCCCGCGCAGCACCCCGCGATGGTCCGCGCCGCCGAGGCCGGCGCCGACGTCGCCGACGGGCTCGTCCTCGTGCGCACGGTCCAGGCCGACGGTCGCTCCCGCGCCCACGTCGGGGGCCGGTCCGCCCCCGTCGGCGTGCTCGGCGACCTCGCCGAGCACCTCGTCGCCGTCCACGGCCAGGCCGACCAGTGGCGCCTGCGGCGCGCCGACGAGCACCGCGAGGTGCTGGACGCGTTCGGGGGCCCCGAGGTCGCGGACGCCCTGGCGGCCTACCGCGACGCCCACACCGAGCTCGTCGCCGTCGAGGCCGAGCTCGCCGCCCTGCGCACCGCCGCGGAGGAGCGGGCCCGCGAGGCGGAGTCGCTGCGCGTCGGGCTCGAGCGCATCGAGGCCCTCGACCCCCGGCCCGGCGAGGACGACGAGCTGCGGGCCGAGTCCGAGCGGCTCGGCCACGCCGAGGAGCTGCGCGACGCCGCCGGCGCCGCCCACGAGATCCTCAGCGGCGAGAGCGACGCCGCGCTCGACACCCCGGCGGTCCTCGAGGCGCTCGGCACGGCGTCGGCCCGCATCGCGCAGGCGTCCTCGGCCGACCCCGTCCTCGCCGCGCTCGGCGCCCGCGTCGACGAGGTGCGCTACCTCGCGGCCGACGTCGCTGCCGACCTCGGCGCCTACCTCGCCGACGCCGACGTCGACCCCGCGCGCCTGGAGCAGGTCCAGCAGCGGCGCGCCGCCCTCACCGAGCTGACCCGCCTCTACGGCCCGGGTGTCGACGACGTCATCGCGTGGGGCGGCCGGGCAGCGGTCCGGGTCGCCGAGCTCGAGGGCACCGGCGACCGCATCGAGGAGCTCGCCGCCCGCGTCGAGGAGCTGACCGCCCGCCGGGAGGGCGCCGCCGAGGACCTCTCGGCCCGCCGGCGCACCGCGGCCGACGCGCTCGGCTCGCGCATCACCGCCGAGCTCGCCCACCTCGCGATGGGCTCGGCCACGGTCACCGTCGCGGTCGAGGACTCCGGCCGCTTCGGCGCCGACGGGCGCGACACCGTCGAGGTCCGCCTCGCCGCCGGCCCCGGCACCACCCCCCGCTCGGTGACCAAGGCCGCCTCGGGCGGTGAGCTCTCGCGGGTCATGCTCGCCCTCGAGGTCGCCACGGCCGACGCCGGCCCCTCGGTGCCCACCTTCGTCTTCGACGAGGTCGACGCCGGGGTCGGTGGACGGGCCGCGCTCGACGTCGGGGCGCGCCTGGCCGCGCTCGCCCGGCACGCCCAGGTCGTCGTCGTCACCCACCTCGCCCAGGTCGCCGCGCACGCCGACCGCCACCTCGTCGTCGAGAAGTCGGTCGACGGCCACGTGACGCGCAGCATGGTCCACGCCGTCGAGGGGGAGGACCGCGTCGCCGAGCTGGCCCGGATGCTCGGCGGCTCCGGCACCGACGCCGCCCTCGAGCACGCCCGCGACCTGATGGCGCGCGCTCGCGCCTGA
- a CDS encoding NAD kinase yields the protein MTGPSRRVLLVTHASRPDAQELAAAVATRLLSAGIGVCAPESDLVGTPLSRVEGIGAIAEDETDIGCELVCVLGGDGTILRGAELSRGSGVPLLGVNLGHVGFLAEAERDDLDATVERICARDYTVEERLTLEVTVRRDGATVFSSWALNDVSVEKAARERMLELTVEIDGRPLSTWGCDGVVVATPTGSTAYAFSAGGPVVWPDVEALLLVPISAHALFARPVVVGPRSHLAVQLLADSDASAVLWCDGRRAVSLPPGAQVEVQRSDQPVRLARLGTGVFTDRLVEKFALPVHGWRGAARQRQASEGTDR from the coding sequence ATGACCGGTCCGTCCCGACGCGTGCTCCTCGTGACGCACGCGTCCCGGCCCGACGCCCAGGAGCTCGCCGCCGCGGTCGCGACCCGCCTGCTCTCGGCCGGGATCGGCGTCTGCGCACCGGAGTCCGACCTCGTCGGCACGCCGCTCTCGCGGGTCGAGGGCATCGGTGCCATCGCCGAGGACGAGACCGACATCGGCTGCGAGCTCGTCTGTGTCCTCGGGGGCGACGGCACGATCCTGCGCGGCGCCGAGCTCTCGCGCGGCTCGGGGGTGCCCCTGCTCGGCGTCAACCTCGGCCACGTCGGCTTCCTCGCGGAGGCCGAGCGCGACGACCTCGACGCCACGGTCGAGCGCATCTGCGCCCGCGACTACACCGTCGAGGAGCGGCTGACCCTCGAGGTCACGGTCCGCCGCGACGGGGCCACCGTGTTCTCGTCGTGGGCGCTCAACGACGTCTCCGTCGAGAAGGCCGCGCGCGAGCGGATGCTCGAGCTGACCGTCGAGATCGACGGGCGGCCGCTGTCGACGTGGGGCTGCGACGGCGTCGTCGTCGCGACGCCCACCGGCTCGACCGCCTACGCCTTCTCGGCCGGCGGCCCGGTCGTCTGGCCCGACGTCGAGGCGCTCCTCCTCGTCCCGATCAGCGCGCACGCGCTCTTCGCCCGCCCGGTCGTCGTCGGCCCGCGCTCGCACCTCGCGGTCCAGCTGCTCGCCGACTCCGACGCCTCGGCCGTCCTCTGGTGCGACGGCCGCCGCGCGGTCTCGCTCCCACCGGGGGCCCAGGTCGAGGTCCAGCGCTCCGACCAGCCGGTCCGCCTCGCCCGGCTGGGCACCGGCGTCTTCACCGACCGCCTCGTCGAGAAGTTCGCCCTGCCCGTCCACGGCTGGCGCGGCGCGGCCCGCCAGCGCCAGGCGAGCGAGGGCACCGACCGGTGA
- a CDS encoding TlyA family RNA methyltransferase, with the protein MARLDAELVRRGLARSRGEARDLVADGLVRVAGESARKPSTPVDDDTVLEVDAAAPRWVGRAAHKLLAALALWGPRGLTAQGRRCLDVGASTGGFTQVLLAHGAAHVLALDVGHGQLVAELADDPRVEDRSGTSVRGLTADAVGGRADLVVADLSFISLTLVAAELADLVAADGDVVVLVKPQFEVGRARLGRGGLVTAAADRALAIEAVHGAFLGVGLHTRAIAPSPITGSTGNVEYLLWARSDPSDTMSLEEVRATVRAVTEQGGG; encoded by the coding sequence ATCGCCCGACTCGACGCCGAGCTGGTCCGGCGGGGCCTGGCCCGCTCGCGGGGCGAGGCGCGCGACCTCGTCGCCGACGGTCTCGTGCGGGTCGCGGGGGAGAGCGCCCGCAAGCCCTCGACGCCCGTCGACGACGACACCGTGCTCGAGGTGGACGCCGCCGCCCCGCGCTGGGTGGGGCGCGCCGCGCACAAGCTGCTCGCCGCCCTCGCCCTCTGGGGGCCCCGCGGCCTGACGGCGCAGGGGCGGCGCTGCCTCGACGTCGGCGCCTCGACCGGCGGCTTCACCCAGGTCCTCCTCGCGCACGGGGCGGCGCACGTCCTGGCCCTGGACGTCGGCCACGGCCAGCTCGTCGCCGAGCTCGCCGACGACCCCCGCGTCGAGGACCGCTCGGGCACGAGCGTGCGCGGCCTCACCGCCGACGCCGTCGGCGGCCGGGCCGACCTCGTCGTCGCCGACCTCTCCTTCATCTCGCTCACCCTCGTCGCCGCCGAGCTCGCCGACCTCGTGGCCGCCGACGGCGACGTCGTCGTGCTCGTCAAGCCGCAGTTCGAGGTCGGCCGGGCGCGGCTCGGCCGCGGCGGGCTCGTCACCGCGGCCGCCGACCGGGCCCTGGCGATCGAGGCCGTCCACGGCGCGTTCCTCGGGGTCGGCCTGCACACCCGGGCCATCGCGCCGAGCCCGATCACCGGCAGCACGGGCAACGTGGAGTACCTCCTGTGGGCGCGGTCGGACCCGTCGGACACAATGAGCCTCGAGGAGGTCCGCGCGACCGTGCGGGCGGTGACCGAGCAGGGCGGAGGCTGA
- a CDS encoding HAD-IIA family hydrolase, translating into MTTLAARYRALVCDLDGVVYRGPAAVPHAVQALSALDRPVVYATNNASRRPADVAQHLRELGLDCAPDDVVTSSQAAAWLLTEAGTPAGASVLAVGGAGVGDALTESGFGAVRRAADAGGDVAAVVQGYGPDVSAADLAEAAYAVEDGARWVATNTDATLPTDRGTAPGNGSLVAAVARAVGHDPHDVAGKPRPPLYLLAARRLGLEASQVLAVGDRLDTDIEGAVSAGAESLLVLTGVDDLDAVLTAPAARRPTWVAPDLRWLHEDPAAGEGSLEQLATAVRAAQEAYDAGDTARAEEQSDAARHLLERMTDR; encoded by the coding sequence GTGACCACGCTGGCCGCTAGGTACCGTGCGCTCGTCTGCGACCTGGACGGTGTCGTCTACCGTGGCCCGGCCGCGGTGCCGCACGCCGTGCAAGCCCTCTCGGCGCTGGACCGGCCGGTCGTCTACGCGACGAACAACGCGTCGCGTCGGCCCGCCGACGTCGCGCAGCACCTGCGCGAGCTCGGGCTGGACTGCGCGCCGGACGACGTGGTCACGAGCAGCCAGGCCGCGGCGTGGCTGCTGACCGAGGCGGGCACCCCGGCCGGTGCGTCCGTGCTCGCCGTCGGGGGAGCCGGGGTCGGCGACGCCCTGACCGAGTCGGGCTTCGGCGCGGTGCGCCGCGCGGCCGACGCCGGCGGCGACGTCGCGGCCGTCGTCCAGGGCTACGGCCCCGACGTCAGCGCCGCCGACCTCGCGGAAGCGGCCTACGCCGTCGAGGACGGTGCCCGCTGGGTGGCGACGAACACCGACGCCACCCTGCCCACGGACCGCGGCACCGCCCCCGGCAACGGCTCGCTCGTCGCCGCGGTGGCCCGCGCGGTCGGGCACGACCCGCACGACGTGGCCGGCAAGCCGCGTCCGCCGCTCTACCTGCTCGCCGCCCGCCGGCTCGGCCTCGAGGCATCCCAGGTGCTGGCGGTCGGCGACCGGCTCGACACCGACATCGAGGGGGCCGTCAGCGCCGGCGCCGAGTCGCTGCTCGTGCTGACCGGGGTGGACGACCTCGACGCCGTCCTCACCGCTCCCGCGGCGAGACGCCCGACCTGGGTGGCGCCCGACCTGCGGTGGCTCCACGAGGACCCGGCCGCCGGTGAGGGGTCGCTCGAGCAGCTGGCCACCGCCGTGCGCGCGGCTCAGGAGGCTTATGACGCGGGCGACACCGCCCGGGCGGAGGAGCAGTCCGACGCGGCCCGCCACCTGCTGGAGCGGATGACCGACCGGTAG
- a CDS encoding tetratricopeptide repeat protein, with amino-acid sequence MSDDDQRRGGADRSGHGGSDRRPTSGGRGAPRRGASGGPRGQGGSGSGPRGAGGGRGGSGGPRRAPGSDERRGAPAGRAGDGQERGGSRLAPKSPRLPEPRIPDEVTGKEIDRSVHQQLRTLSKENADGVAKHLVMVAVMLEADEIDAAMAHAETAVRRAGRVPAAREALGMVAYRTGDFARALTEFRTVRRLSGSSHLLPLMVDCERGLGRHDRALELAASPEAKTLTAAERLELAIVVSGIRRDLGQLDAALLALQVPALTQGRKAGAHRLQYAYADTLLALGRPDEAREWFLKVVDADTELETDAVERLEELDGVVLEDFGDDEELAPEPPA; translated from the coding sequence GTGTCCGACGACGACCAGCGCCGCGGAGGAGCCGACCGCTCCGGCCACGGCGGCAGCGACCGCCGCCCCACGAGCGGGGGCCGAGGTGCCCCGCGCCGCGGAGCGAGCGGCGGCCCGCGAGGTCAGGGCGGTTCGGGTTCCGGGCCGCGCGGAGCCGGTGGCGGCCGCGGCGGGTCCGGTGGTCCGCGTCGGGCACCCGGCAGCGACGAGCGACGCGGTGCGCCGGCCGGCCGCGCGGGCGACGGCCAGGAGCGGGGCGGCAGCCGCCTCGCCCCGAAGAGCCCCCGGCTGCCCGAGCCGCGCATCCCCGACGAGGTGACCGGCAAGGAGATCGACCGCAGCGTCCACCAGCAGCTGCGCACGCTCTCGAAGGAGAACGCCGACGGCGTCGCCAAGCACCTCGTCATGGTGGCCGTCATGCTGGAGGCCGACGAGATCGACGCGGCGATGGCCCACGCCGAGACCGCGGTCCGGCGGGCCGGGCGGGTCCCGGCCGCGCGCGAGGCACTCGGGATGGTGGCCTACCGCACGGGTGACTTCGCACGTGCCCTCACCGAGTTCCGCACCGTGCGCCGGCTCAGCGGCTCCTCCCACCTGCTTCCCCTCATGGTCGACTGCGAGCGGGGTCTCGGTCGCCACGACCGCGCCCTCGAGCTGGCCGCGTCCCCCGAGGCCAAGACGCTGACCGCCGCGGAACGCCTCGAGCTGGCGATCGTCGTCTCCGGCATCCGCCGCGACCTCGGCCAGTTGGACGCTGCGCTCCTCGCGCTCCAGGTGCCGGCGCTCACCCAGGGCCGCAAGGCCGGGGCCCACCGCCTCCAGTACGCGTACGCCGACACGCTGCTCGCGCTCGGCCGACCCGACGAGGCCCGCGAGTGGTTCCTCAAGGTCGTCGACGCCGACACCGAGCTCGAGACCGACGCGGTCGAGCGGCTCGAGGAGCTCGACGGGGTCGTGCTCGAGGACTTCGGGGACGACGAGGAGCTGGCTCCGGAGCCCCCGGCGTGA
- the tyrS gene encoding tyrosine--tRNA ligase — translation MTDILDELQWRGLVAQSTDESALRTALADGPITAYCGFDPTAPSLHFGNLVQLVLLRHLQRAGHRVICLVGGSTGLIGDPRPTAERVLKTKEQTAQWVENIRRQVEPFLGGDEGNPAVFVNNLDWTAPMSALDFLRDVGKHFRVNQMVKKDAIAARLNSDEGISYTEFSYQLLQGLDYLQLYRDFGCTLQTGGNDQWGNLTAGSDLIHRVEGASVHLLTTPLLTDSSGEKFGKSAGNAIWLDPAMTSPYAFYQYWLNVEDASVVTLLKVFTDRGSEEIEDLGRQVQEEPWKRAAQRVLAQDVTTLVHGRAATDAARAAAEALFGKGDLRALDGPTLRDAAAELPRGTVTVGMPLVDALVAVGLADSRNAARRTLGEGGASVNGAKVSDPEAVLAADDVLAGGVVVLRRGRKNLAAGLVDAPPTA, via the coding sequence GTGACCGACATCCTCGACGAGCTGCAGTGGCGGGGGCTGGTGGCGCAGTCCACCGACGAGTCCGCGCTGCGCACGGCACTCGCCGACGGCCCGATCACGGCCTACTGCGGCTTCGACCCCACCGCGCCGTCGCTGCACTTCGGCAACCTCGTGCAGCTCGTGCTCCTGCGCCACCTCCAGCGGGCCGGCCACCGGGTCATCTGCCTCGTCGGCGGGTCCACCGGGCTCATCGGCGACCCGCGGCCGACCGCCGAGCGGGTCCTCAAGACCAAGGAGCAGACGGCGCAGTGGGTGGAGAACATCCGCCGCCAGGTCGAGCCCTTCCTCGGGGGCGACGAGGGCAACCCCGCCGTCTTCGTCAACAACCTCGACTGGACGGCCCCGATGTCGGCGCTGGACTTCCTGCGCGACGTGGGCAAGCACTTCCGGGTCAACCAGATGGTCAAGAAGGACGCGATCGCCGCGCGGCTCAACAGCGACGAGGGCATCTCGTACACCGAGTTCAGCTACCAGCTGCTCCAGGGGCTGGACTACCTCCAGCTCTACCGCGACTTCGGCTGCACGCTGCAGACCGGGGGCAACGACCAGTGGGGCAACCTCACCGCCGGCTCGGACCTCATCCACCGGGTCGAGGGGGCGTCGGTGCACCTCCTGACGACCCCGCTGCTCACCGACTCCTCGGGGGAGAAGTTCGGCAAGAGCGCGGGCAACGCGATCTGGCTGGACCCGGCGATGACCAGCCCGTACGCCTTCTATCAGTACTGGCTCAACGTCGAGGACGCCTCGGTGGTCACGCTGCTCAAGGTCTTCACCGACCGGGGGAGCGAGGAGATCGAGGACCTCGGGCGGCAGGTGCAGGAGGAGCCCTGGAAGCGGGCGGCGCAGCGCGTCCTCGCGCAGGACGTGACGACCCTCGTCCACGGGCGCGCCGCCACCGACGCGGCCCGGGCCGCGGCCGAGGCGCTCTTCGGGAAGGGCGACCTGCGCGCCCTCGACGGACCGACCCTGCGGGACGCGGCGGCCGAGCTGCCGCGAGGCACCGTGACCGTCGGGATGCCGCTCGTCGACGCGCTCGTCGCCGTCGGCCTGGCCGACTCGCGCAACGCCGCCCGGCGCACGCTGGGGGAGGGCGGCGCCTCGGTCAACGGGGCGAAGGTCTCGGACCCGGAGGCCGTCCTCGCCGCGGACGACGTGCTCGCCGGCGGCGTCGTGGTGCTCCGGCGGGGGCGCAAGAACCTCGCCGCGGGCCTCGTCGATGCGCCGCCGACCGCCTGA
- a CDS encoding adenosine deaminase, protein MTTPTASPRPDLTTFVAGLPKAELHVHHVGSASPRIVAELAARHPSSPVPTDPEELARFFTFTDFAHFVDLYLATVDLVRTDEDVRMLTYEVARELAGQNVRYAELTMTPYTSVVRGIPIEAYTAAIEDARVDAERDLGVVLRWVYDIPGESGLPAADATLSHALDHGPEALVGFGLGGPEIGVPRPQFQPHFAAARAAGLHAVPHSGESTGPQSVWDALELLGAERIGHGTSSVQDPRLLAHLAEHRIPLEVCPTSNVATRVVERIEEHPLRAMVEAGVVVTVNSDDPPMFGTTLNREYEVAAALLDLDATGVADLALAAVDASFAPDAVRGALREEIRSYAASATV, encoded by the coding sequence GTGACCACCCCGACCGCCTCGCCCCGCCCCGACCTCACGACCTTCGTCGCGGGGCTGCCCAAGGCCGAGCTGCACGTGCACCACGTCGGCTCCGCCTCGCCGCGCATCGTCGCCGAGCTCGCCGCCCGGCACCCCTCGAGCCCGGTCCCCACGGACCCCGAGGAGCTCGCGCGGTTCTTCACCTTCACCGACTTCGCGCACTTCGTGGACCTCTACCTCGCGACCGTCGACCTCGTGCGGACCGACGAGGACGTCCGGATGCTCACCTACGAGGTGGCCCGCGAGCTGGCCGGGCAGAACGTCCGCTACGCCGAGCTGACGATGACGCCGTACACGTCCGTCGTGCGGGGCATCCCGATCGAGGCGTACACCGCCGCGATCGAGGACGCCCGGGTCGACGCCGAGCGCGACCTCGGCGTCGTCCTGCGGTGGGTCTACGACATCCCCGGAGAGTCCGGCCTGCCCGCCGCGGACGCCACGCTGTCGCACGCGCTCGACCACGGCCCCGAGGCGCTCGTCGGCTTCGGGCTCGGCGGGCCGGAGATCGGTGTCCCCCGGCCCCAGTTCCAGCCGCACTTCGCCGCCGCCCGGGCCGCCGGGCTCCACGCGGTGCCGCACTCGGGCGAGTCGACCGGGCCGCAGTCGGTGTGGGACGCCCTCGAGCTGCTCGGTGCCGAGCGGATCGGGCACGGCACCTCGTCGGTGCAGGACCCGCGCCTGCTGGCCCACCTCGCCGAGCACCGCATCCCGCTGGAGGTCTGCCCGACGAGCAACGTCGCGACCCGCGTCGTCGAGCGGATCGAGGAGCACCCGCTGCGCGCCATGGTCGAGGCCGGGGTCGTCGTCACCGTCAACAGCGACGACCCGCCGATGTTCGGCACGACGCTGAACCGCGAGTACGAGGTCGCCGCGGCGCTCCTCGACCTCGACGCCACCGGGGTCGCGGACCTCGCCCTCGCGGCGGTCGACGCCTCCTTCGCACCGGACGCGGTGCGCGGCGCCCTGCGGGAGGAGATCCGCTCCTACGCCGCGTCAGCCACGGTCTGA
- a CDS encoding DNA-3-methyladenine glycosylase has product MTPAAEVLRGDVLDVAPRLLGAHLTHAGVTVRLTEVEAYAGGDDPGSHAFRGRTPRTEVMFGRAGRLYVYFTYGMHFCANVVTGTEGSASAVLLRAGEVVGGHERAAERRPGVRERDLARGPARLARTLALGREQNGLDLLDDDGDGVLALGEPVDPALVRTGPRVGVSGPGGDGTAFPWRFWVDGEPTVSAYRAAVPRRRPTSDRG; this is encoded by the coding sequence GTGACCCCCGCGGCGGAGGTGCTGCGGGGCGACGTGCTCGACGTCGCCCCGCGCCTCCTCGGGGCGCACCTGACCCACGCCGGCGTCACGGTGCGCCTGACCGAGGTCGAGGCCTACGCGGGAGGTGACGACCCGGGCTCGCACGCCTTCCGCGGGCGCACCCCGCGCACGGAGGTGATGTTCGGCCGCGCCGGGCGCCTCTACGTCTACTTCACCTACGGGATGCACTTCTGCGCCAACGTCGTCACCGGCACGGAGGGCAGCGCCTCGGCGGTGCTCCTGCGGGCCGGCGAGGTCGTGGGCGGGCACGAGCGGGCGGCCGAGCGGCGGCCCGGGGTGCGCGAGCGCGACCTCGCGCGGGGCCCGGCGCGGCTGGCCCGCACGCTCGCCCTCGGGCGGGAGCAGAACGGCCTCGACCTGCTCGACGACGACGGTGACGGCGTGCTCGCGCTCGGCGAACCGGTCGACCCCGCGCTGGTCCGCACCGGTCCGCGGGTCGGCGTGAGCGGTCCCGGCGGCGACGGCACCGCGTTCCCGTGGCGGTTCTGGGTCGACGGGGAGCCGACGGTCAGCGCCTACCGCGCGGCGGTGCCCCGGCGCCGGCCGACCTCAGACCGTGGCTGA